TCCGTAAGGATTCATACTCAGACATGCAGCAGTCCACATTTTTCATGGTTAGAACTTAAAACCCTTTTAATCATCCcttctaattattttgttaaCTATTGCTTTCTATCTTGCTGTTTAGCCCAAATATGGTTCATCCAGAACCTAAAGAGCAAAAGTGCAAAAATAAAGAACCAAAACAAAATCATATATGGCCATATACAATTCCTTAAGGTGCTTTTTGCAACCTAATCAAAATAGTGGAACTAGAGTTGAGATGAAAAGTATGTTCAGACAGTACCAACCACCCGAAGAACAAAGCAACGCCATTCCAAATGTAAAGTTTAGAGCTCTTGAGACCAGCTACATCCAAGTGCCTGTATATGCAATTAAAACATCAATATTTCGATGCATGTAAAAGCGAAAGGGATTCGACAGAATATATTACCATCTCAGATTTACAAAAGGAGTTGTGCTCTCAGTGAAAAGAACCATCAGTATGTAGATCTGTGCTTGACCACTTAGCAAAGCTTGGATGATTGAAAACAAGGATAGCCCGTGGTGCAGAATCTACATGTAAACGAATGAGGTTCGTCTGCCACTTCTAAATCACATAACTTGCAATTGTGTTCAATGCATCTTGAAAGTAAAAGAGATGCTGAAAGAACACGGTATCCGATATCATGTAATACATCATCAATAGCAAGAAAACTTATGTTGTCAACTTACATATTCCATACCCCCTAAGGCTGGATAATACCAAAGAATCATTGCCAAATCTGTTAGAAAATAACCTACAGAAATctggaaaaagaaaaggaagaataTATTAGCAAACAAACTAATTGAACAATCAGCATAGTAATAACTCCTAAAAAATAACATAACTAAGAAGATTAGGAGAAAGAGACATTAAGTGACAAAAAAAAGGGAGCTAAAGGCAAattaaagcatagaaaaatatatttaaatatgttGTATGCAGCAGACAAAGTAACAGTAAGAATTATCATAAGTCTGCACATTTTATTAACAACGATACATGCATCATGTCATTACATAAACTGGATAGAATTAAGATTAACTTTTGTCATAACAGAGACTTACTCCCAATACTGAATTTGAGAAGGTAGACGATCTATGAACAATTAGCTCTTCACGTGAATCGTCACTGAAGAGATCTGATCTCATAAGGAGGTAAAAAGATACAACAGATGCAAAAATAGCATGAACAGTAGAGAATCCCCTGCAATACAAAATGTTGTTGTTCAAGCAAAAGTATCAATTATGGAACAAATCTATAGACTGAAATCATAACGCAAGGAATTTTACCTGTTATTCCATTCTATTTTCTGTTTATCGCTCAATTTGCCATATCTCATGAACAACAGAGAACTCATAATATCCATCAATCTATAAACCTTCaagataataaaaaagaaacaatTTACAAATTGATAGGTCAATAATTCTTTTAGCAATATATCCTATTCATATAAATCAGGACATAAATCAATTGGAAAGGGGTAAAGACTAGGGAGTCGGGAATCCACAATAACAAACAGTCAGGGCTAATTTCATCCTTGAACAAGGCAAGGTCAGCTAAAATGATCTTCATGGTCTTTAGAACAAGTCCAAATCTAAGTGAGCTATAAAGCAATATAAATTCACTTCCTGGAAGTTTATATAAGCAGTACGACTAAAATCATCTCCAAGTGTTTATGTTGACAACGACTTAATCGAATATTTTGTCAGGTAGTGAAAACTTTGATTCTTCTTCAGAATTGTTAAAGCAATGGTTCATCATCTACGGAAAGTTATCTCGGGagtaacaaaaagaaaaagaaaaaacttaaGAACAGGACCAAAACATATTTCTTTGAACTGAAGTAGCTAATAGAGCAATCCAAAAGGTTTATTTGTTTCGAAACTAGCCCAATTGTAATTTCAGTACAACAATAACCTTAAACTACCCACTTGAACATGCATCCAATACAAACCGCTACAAACATCTTCATCACAAAAATAGACACGAATAGGCAGGTTTGCTTTTTATAACAAATCATGCTTTTTGAATGATGTTCCACTCCACAATTTGATTTCTTGTGTTGTCCTTAGTACAAGTTAGTTCCTCTAGTTtacaatattttaatttaggAGGGTAACAAATTTTCAAAGCAACCATTATTGGGAACAGAAAAAAACTACACACACTCTTAACAGTAACAAAAAAAAGGTAATATATAAAAATCATATTCTTTCTTTCTGTTAATCATATGTTCTCGTAAAATGCTATTGCTGCATTCCATCCTCCTTTAAATTCCTAAAAAGTTATCTAATTTGATATTTTCTACATGAAAGCCACTCATAACTATTGGACTTGACTTACAATAACACAAAAGATGATGCCTGTGAATACAGATGCCAGCCATTGAAATTCTTTTCTAGAACTAGCAAAGTCATAAGACAAAACAGAACCGGTCGAGAAATCGAAAGAAGCAATAAGTCCCATCCAATCTCCTCCTTGTTGAAAATCACTAAATCAGAACAAACTGCACCAAAAAGACATCACAATTCATATCTGAGTGCCACAGCTCAAAGACAACTACTTCAAAGTTCAAACATGCATACAATAAAGAACAGTTTTAACTTGTAAGTAATCTCACCAACAAGCAACAACTGAAATacaataaattaacaataactaaatatatattagaaaaatgAAACCTccaaataatgaataataattattaattagttcATCACAAGAAATGCAAGTTGACTAGCTAATCCCATAGGTAAGGAACCAATTTAAGATTATGTATAATTTCTTGGAAAACAAACAAACCTCTCATCATATAAAATTAACAAATGGACACAAAAGGAGAGGGAACTTCATCACATATTGTgacaaacaacaacaatgaatcaaACAAAGGTGCTAATGCGTTACCTAAGAACAAtggaaagaaaacaaaaagaaagagcTGGAAATAGAACGAAGAACAGAAAGAGTTAACCGGAAAAGAacaaaaagggaaaagaaaatgAATTGAAATAAGCAAAAGactaaaaaagaaagaaaatggtaAAGGGAATCTGGGATACCCCATTCATAACTACTACTATTAGCCACATTAAATTCAATTGAATTCAAAGCTTGAAACTTTAGAGAGACAGGGTACCAGAGAGAGAGAAATGCTACGCAGGCATTTCTACGGAAAATGGAAGAATGAATTGTATTTTCCTTATGTTTTATCCCTTTGCTCACTCTTATCTTCTAGAATACGTACTATACACAATTATTAAGAGTGAATATGTATTCTCATTATTTATGAAATATTAATATCCACTATTAAAAATGAAGAATAAACTATTACAAATGTTAACAAAATGAATTCGGTCTCACTCGTGGGCTTAAATAAGTATAGGATTTAAATTCTGTGCATACAACAATTCATTGGTCAATAACAAActctttaaataaaattcagattcgcaacaaattaattcttaatctgTCATATTAAAGAATACCATggataacaaaaaaatttactattaCAAATATTAATGGCCAAACTATTAACAacagtattttttaaaatatgattaaaataataataatatattttttaataagttGCCAAGAAGTATTTGTGCatttgatttgaaattagatatttgaataattatttaaaaatatataataaaaaaacataccAAAATATTTCTGCATTTTTAAATATACTTTTGGCCATTAACAAAAATGATtgccaaaaaaaatatttagcgTAAAATCATCCagttttaagaataaaaatattctatttatCGAAATGCAAtctctaaaatttttttgaaatatttttttcattaacaAATTTATAGGTATTTTTGTCGgtgatttaatatttttaaaatatttttatgtggTTTAAATAAATAGATATAGATATCTAGTATCATTGATACTAATatcattatttttatcaatGGTCATATTGATtaatatagatatatttttaattaataattaatatcaGTATAATTTTATTGTTGAAACTATAATTTacaacaaattttttaattcttatatatatatataatgatgtcTTAAGGTTGACTCTTGTGCTGCTTTCGaatattttctaaaatagtttctagttttattatttttagtaaagTAAAATTGTTATTGGTTTGTTATTCCAGAGTAAAATGTTGATCCGTATACTTGTTCAAGATACATTATATTAATTTGAAATTAGCCCtttgaaaattttaaacacGTTATATAAGCATGGAAATTAAAGCACTTTAGACGATTACCATAGATGATTTTTTTGTtcaaaagactcaaatttaAGACACTATCTCGGGCATAACTATTAGATTACTCATGTATAGTTAATCATAATTTTAACATGGTGGATTTTCAGTTGATGGTAAACGTTTTGTGAAACTGAAAAGCAGTCGAGTTTGCAGCAAGAGAGAAGTACACCAAAATATCATACTCTGTAGTAATAGTGGCCAATTTAATTTAAGAGGGTTacctttattagtttattaagataattttatatatctaattaaatatatttaattgaatcatctaataatttatataattcttcttttttttttttttatcaggTTGGGCAGACAGCCCCCAATCCTAGCCTATAATTCTTCCTTCTAATCCACGTATTTTTCCAATGTAGTGTAAAATCAGAGCCATTCAGACGAATGCATTTATTATTTGTCCCCAGTCATAAATACCAAGGCCCATTATCACAATGTTGCGTAAGCGTTAGCGAATGAGATTTGAGATCAGTTAGTAATACTCCATCTAATTTTCTGGCTGTTTCTCTTCACGAAAAACTAATTAGTCTCCTTATGAAAAGAAAGTGACAATCTAACCTTTAACAATCATTTTCATTAGACAGAAGTTCCTCCTACCTCTCCAATTATATGGGTAGTAGAAGTAGGAGGAAAAAATTCGAACACCCTAAATGAGTAGACAGGGAATTAAGTGTCCGAAACAAGTTTCGATCCACGTCAGATTTGTAAAGACCAACTCAGAAGCACAAAGAGTTTGTgtctaaaagaaaatgaaattgaGGGGCCAtttgtcaatttttatattgttaGATACAAATTGTCTAGACTCTAAATTGGTAATAATGAATAGGAGCCAGAGGGTGTTTTTCCTTTCAAATATGGCACAAATTTTGAATTACAAATGGCACACATCTTTGCATTAATCTGAATTCCATACCAAACATGCAACATAAACAGCTAGCAAAGCAAAGCAAAACATGTTAAATTGAAACACACCCCTCTGAAATGCACAGAAAAATGAAATTCCAAAGAGTATCATCAAGAAGTGATTATTAACATTCTGTTCCAAAGTACTAAGAGTAAAAACAAGATGGCTTTTGTGGCCATAAACATATTTACAAGCACTCAAACAGCTTATTAACATAATAATCCAAAGTCAACTTGAGTGCCATAAAAGTAAGGGCTGTTACATAACCCTTTAGTAACCTCCTTGTATGTAAGCATTCAGACGATCGAGTTCCTGTCGGTGCTCGCTCACCACTGCACGAACCACGTCTCCTATGGACACCATGCCTATCATTCCCTTATCATTGATCACAGGAATGTGTCTGATTCTGTTATCTGGAAAAAGTGGGAGGATGAAAGGAACATGAACAAATTGCCAAGTTAATCTCAATTGGtcatttcttttcctttttacaATTATAATTTATCCATGTATATGTGTAAAAACTCTTCTACATTAACATTGAATTAGGTGCTACCACATAGATAAAAGTGGTGATTTTTTGAGATAGTAAATATGAAATCAACTACTTTTATTTACATGGTAGCACCTGATTGAATGGTCATGTAGAAGTTATAAATCAACTGTGCATAGAAATTAAACACTTTGAAGAATACTAGATGACCAGAATCTTCTGCAAAATATCCAGTGCCAGATTGATGTGGATGAATAAATATGTACAGTATCATTTCATCCTGCTGCCACTATGGTTATgtttaaaaaaacaaattttaggTTACATTATTCTAGCTTTGTAAATTTGCAATTTTAGTCAATTTATATGACACATATTTAATATTCTCGTTTAGGATCACAGAGTACCTGTCATCAATTGCATTGCTTTTAGAACTTTGGTATCAGGTGTGACAGTGATGAGCTTGTTCTGCAGCCACGAAATCACAATTACTGGTATCTTTAAATTGTTAACATTTTAAATGAAAGCAAATAAATGAGATCTTTTATGGTTCTCATCATTTCTTGCATCCAAAATTGGGCAGGGGACCACTAATTAGGTGAACCATAAAATTCTCCAAAACATTAAATACATAAATAGAGAAGGAAAGTGACATAAGCAGAAGATATTTTCCTATACAATAAAGGACAATTGCTTATACCTCCTCTGTCATGATGTCTCCGACCTTAGTCGACTTGGATGATCTTCCCTGCACAATAATCTTCCTGAGGTAATCTGGATAACAGGATGAAAAAAACTTGTTACATGAACAACCAAgagataaatttaattcactttcaTTTCTGTATATAGATATTGGATCACACTTTGTCTAAATTCTAAAACTACATTAAAGTACACATCAAGGTTCAAGGAACTTCTTTTCCCCATTATGTCATTATATTTAGCTAGTTGATTTGCATCTACATATATTTCGGAAGCACACGAAATGATGATGTCCCTTCATGATAGCCTCATTTTTCTGGTGATAATTAATGTAGACATTAATGGCTTAACTTATTACGCCAACTACAACACAACTGATCTTAACAAGTCTTTTTCTATGGGTTTCTAAAGGAAGTTAGAAGACTTAGATAGCAACAAAGGAAAGCGATAGAGCACAGAGGAGatcgttaaaaaaaaaataaatgtccCCAAAAACCAAACAGATCCATAATCCTCCCATTTTGTATTTGCATTTAAAAATCATCTTCACTTCTCTAAAATTTTCATGAATTTTTCTGAATGCATTAGTAGGAAGATATTCTACATTCACATTTTGATTCCTCACACAACTTCATTGTTCCTCGGAATCATTAACCacaatttttttgttctttcGTTATATCTAAAGTTCCTGATCTGGCTACGCATCCACAATTGTTTCGTTAAATTACCATTATAATGTGAATTTACCTCTTTCTGTTATAATTCCCGCAATTGACTTTTGTTCATCAGACTTCACAACAACCAATGCTCCCACATTGTGCTGAGTCATCTGCAATGGATGTAAAGTATTTAGTTCAAAAAACACCAGAAACTTCTACATTTTGATAGCAATAGCAACAGGGATCAGATTTGCGTACCGATTGAACAGCATCATAAACAGAGTCATTCGTGGTGCACCACAGCCAAGATCCATCTGCGCTTTTCCCCTTCACCTTCAAGATGTCGGAAATCGTGGTGCTCTCGAATCCATGCTCCTCCATGCGAGCCGGAGCAGCAGACGACTCGAACCTCTTAAGCACAAGAGGCTGCAATTGAGGGGAATTCACCATGCGCATTCTCTGCAGAATTGCGCTCTTGACAACGTTGCCATGAGACAAAATCGAACGGAATCCTCCTTGCATTTTCTTCTTTCAACTGTGAatcaaacacacacacacacacacaaacagATCATAACATAACCCTTGATATTTTGTCATTTTACAGTGAAATATAAACAAGATTTTCATCTATCTTTAATCTTGACGCAATATCCTGAAAATTCGGGTTCATGTCATTCCTACAAGATCTTATATTGAGAATCTAGAAATTAAATCATGAAATTcatagaaataaatttatatGCATGATATCAAAGCAAAAAAGGCAAAACTGATAAGATCTCACATCACGAAATGAAAGAAAGCAAGGATCTGCTTATcggacaaaaagaaaaagagaaaggagaTGATTACCAGAGATGAGAGATTTGCGGCTGAATAAAGAAATGGATGAGCCCtaataagaaagaagaagaagatggagaagaagaagaacgaagaAACAGTTAAGTAGCTCACTCAATGCTACACTTGTGAGTGTTCAGTGGATTTTCTTACAAAGCGCCACTTGTACACAAAAAATCATGAGAGTGGTGGGCCCCTTTTTCATGCTTTGGATCTTTATCATATATTTATCCACTCCTTCGGTCATGTGAcatgtctttttcttttttgtttcttatcctactttcaagattttttttttaaagaaaaatgagcAGAAAATGGaaaatttgttataaaataaataaatatatatatagcaatttatttgtaaaagagagaaagaggaaaatAGTATATAAAGAATGAAAGAGtgattttattgttattatattgtGTCTTATATCTTAACTTATGAATCCTTATTTATACATgtacaaatttattattttcaaccTTTATTAAAAGTTAGTCTTTGTTGAGTAAATTACCATTTTTATccataaaagttaaaaatactGACATATCTATCCATAGAAGATaaaaattacca
Above is a genomic segment from Arachis stenosperma cultivar V10309 chromosome 1, arast.V10309.gnm1.PFL2, whole genome shotgun sequence containing:
- the LOC130948937 gene encoding uncharacterized protein LOC130948937 isoform X2, with translation MGLIASFDFSTGSVLSYDFASSRKEFQWLASVFTGIIFCVIVYRLMDIMSSLLFMRYGKLSDKQKIEWNNRGFSTVHAIFASVVSFYLLMRSDLFSDDSREELIVHRSSTFSNSVLGISVGYFLTDLAMILWYYPALGGMEYILHHGLSLFSIIQALLSGQAQIYILMVLFTESTTPFVNLRWHLDVAGLKSSKLYIWNGVALFFGWLIARIILFIFFFLHMYNHFDEASILLCYPSSMEKCFVYSLYFVHRVHRANSTLHV
- the LOC130934135 gene encoding CBS domain-containing protein CBSX3, mitochondrial-like, coding for MQGGFRSILSHGNVVKSAILQRMRMVNSPQLQPLVLKRFESSAAPARMEEHGFESTTISDILKVKGKSADGSWLWCTTNDSVYDAVQSMTQHNVGALVVVKSDEQKSIAGIITERDYLRKIIVQGRSSKSTKVGDIMTEENKLITVTPDTKVLKAMQLMTDNRIRHIPVINDKGMIGMVSIGDVVRAVVSEHRQELDRLNAYIQGGY
- the LOC130948937 gene encoding uncharacterized protein LOC130948937 isoform X1, which encodes MGLIASFDFSTGSVLSYDFASSRKEFQWLASVFTGIIFCVIVYRLMDIMSSLLFMRYGKLSDKQKIEWNNRGFSTVHAIFASVVSFYLLMRSDLFSDDSREELIVHRSSTFSNSVLGISVGYFLTDLAMILWYYPALGGMEYILHHGLSLFSIIQALLSGQAQIYILMVLFTESTTPFVNLRWHLDVAGLKSSKLYIWNGVALFFGWLIARIILFIFFFLHMYNHFDEVKQIFPLGYYSVLTVPATLAMMNVYWFWKIARGMVKTLAKAKEKKHDE